In the genome of Verrucomicrobiia bacterium, the window ATTGCTGGCCCACCGCGTAATCGCCGTCCACCTTGCCATCGGAATAAAGCCAGCCATTATAACCATAGCTGCCGGAGAACATGGTGCGTCCGTCAAAAGTCCAGCGAACCCAAGCCTGGTCGGCGCTGCCCTGTCCGTTATCGTGCCGGGGTGGGAGCTTGCCCAGTGGCGCCGAGGGACAAGTCCGCACCGCGTGTTGTTTGGCCAAGTAATCCATCAGCGAACCCATCCAGGTGCCGCCCGGGTAGGCCGGCACGTCATAACCCGCATGGCGCCCCGCATCATCCGAATACATAAAGCTTGCGATCGACAACTGCCGAACGTTGCTGACGCACTGGATTCTACGGGCGCCCAATTTGGCGGCGCTTAGGGTGGGCAGGAGCAGCGCTGCAAGGATGCCAATGATCGCTATGACCACCAGCAGTTCTATTAACGTGAACCCCAAAACTTGGAGGCGCGGACCCTGGAAAAATAAACCCCGAATCCTCATGGCTCAACCCTATTAGACAGCGCCGAGGCTAAAAGGTTCGGGAATTGTGCACGATTTATGGAGGGTTCTCGAGCGGTTGGAATTCGGAAGTTCAACGCAGCGCCCTGGCGCGATAGGGCATGTGCCGACCTTTCTCTGCCGGCACCACCTGGGTTAGGCGTATTCTGGCTTTCAGTTGCTCGGACCCTTTGCCTCGAACGCCGCGCCCGGGGCCGGTGGGGGATTCCCGTGTCATCTTCTCGACCGAAAAAGGGTTGCGCAGGATGTACTGGGCCAGTTCTTCCAGCTTGGACTTGGCCTCGGGCGGGACGGGTTCGCCAGCGTGGACGTTAAAGCCGCTGTGCTTCCAGGAGTAGAGGACCTGCACGCGCTCGGGCGGCAGGAGTTGCTCCTGGACCAGCAAGTGGATGACCTTGGCACGGAACAATTCCTCCAGTGCTTTGAGCGGGCTGTTCGGCAAGGCCAGGAAACAAGCTGCGACGGTTTGGCCGGGAATTGGGGTTTGTTGTTTTCCCCTTTCCGCGCGCGCAAACTTTCCACCCATTTGCCATCCCGCCTACCGACCGGCTACCGACCACCGGCTACCGACCCTCCGCGACCGAGGCTTCCTCCCTCACCCGCGCAGCGTATAAAACAATTCGTGTGCCAAAAAGCAAATTCAATTCAATCAATGAAGCGCAGGCGAGCCTCAACGTCAAAACAGCAGGCCGTGGTCCCGTCGAACGTCGCTCGACCCGCATCTGACGGTAACCCTCGGTAACCGTACGGTCGCTTACGGTAACTCCCGGTAACCTACGGTAACCATACCGCCCCAGGACACAGCCCGCCCCAGCGGATGGAGATGTTCACCCGCGCAGCGTACACCCCTGGTCTCCGCGCCGCTGCGTTAAGGGTTGAAACGCTCCTGCCCACTGCCTAGAATCCGGGCGGCTCGATAACTGACAACCATCCAATTAGGATAAGCATGCGACTTAAAACCCTTCCCATATTCCTGGCGTTTTTCCTGATGGGCCTGGCCGATGCCATGGGACCGATGTCCGACGCGGTGCAAAAGCAGTATCATATCAGCAATGTCATCTCGACCCTGCTCTCCTTCTTCGTTTTTATCGCGTTTGCTGTATTCAGCGTGCCGGGCGGCCTGCTGGCGGCGCGTATCGGCAAGAAGAAGCTGCTGCTTTTGGGTCTGGGACTCAACGCGGTGGCGTGCCTGGTTCCCTCGATTCAGGTGCCCAGCTTTTTGCTCCTGCTGGCGTGCATCTTCCTGTTGGGCGTCGGCACTACGTTTTTGCAGGTCTCCGGAAACCCCATCATGCGTGACGTCAGCGCCGAAGGGCGCTACAGCCGGAACCTGGCTTTTGCCCAAGGGATCAAGGGGATCGGCAGCACCGCATCGACGCATCTGGTGATTGCCATCGGGACCATCGCCCTGTTCAAGACGATGGGCTGGCGCGGCACTTTCCCGTTATACTTCGTTCTCATGTCGATTGCCTTCTTCGGGGTGCTTTTGGTGAAGGTAAAGGAAACAAAGGTCGAGGTGCCGCCCAGCATCGGCTCGAGCCTGGGCCTGCTCAAGCAACCCATCTTCCTCCTCGCCGTGCTTGGCATCTTTCTCTACGTAGGGGCTGAAGCCTCCATGGGGCGGTTCCTGCTCCCTACGCTCGAAGGAATCGGCATCAACGAGAAAACAGCGGCTTTTGGTCCCGTTCTTTCCTTTCTCAACCATATACTCTCGGTTGTTTTTCCGGGTTCATCGCCAGCCAGCCGGTTTGGGCCGGTCCTGTTCTTCGCAATGCTGACCATTGGCCGTATCCTGGGCAGCGCGGTGCTGACCATCATGACCCCACGCACCTGCTTCCGCCTCTCAGCCCTCCTGGGATTGCTGGGAGCGGGGGCGATGATGATCGGTTCGGAGTCTCTGGCAATCCCCGGGGTTATTGCGGCGGGTCTGGGGTTCGCCAACATCTGGCCCATGCTCTTTTCTATTACCGTCGAAGAAAAACCACAGTGCGCCAACGAACTGAGCGGCCTGATGTGCATGGCGATTTCCGGCGGCGCACTGGTCCCATTACTGATGGGCCAGTTGCGCGATTGGGGGCTCAGCGCGATGGCTTTCGTCGTCCCGGCCGCCTGCTTCACTTACCTCTTCCTGCTCTCCCTTAAGAGCGGACACAAACCTGCCCAGAGCCCCACGCCGCAACAAGCCGAACCTGCTAAAGCCTAAGAGCGTGCCTCCGGGACTCACTTCCTGAACCACCTATGCCACCGACTAATGATAAGCGCATCGTCATGACCCTCGACGCTGGCGGAACCAACTTCCGGTTTGCCGCCATGCGCGCCAACAAACCAGTCACTCAAACCGTCAACATGCCTTCGTGTGGTGATGCCCTCGATCGTTGTCTGGCGAATATCGTTGAAGGCTTTACCCGAATTGCCGCCCAATGCACCAAGCCTCCTGCGGCCATCAGTTTCGCTTTCCCCGGCCCGGCCGATTATCCCAAAGGCATCATCGGTGACCTGGGCAACCTTCCGGGGTTCCGTGGCGGGGTCGCCCTGGGTCCAATGCTCGAAAAACGTTTTGGCATCCCCGTCTTCATCAATAACGACGGCGACCTCTTTGCTTATGGCGAGGCCATCGCCGGTTTCCTGCCCTACGTGAACTCGCTGCTCAAAAAGGCTGGCAGTCCCAAACGCTACCGGAACCTGCTGGGCATCACGCTTGGAACCGGCTTTGGCGGAGGAATCGTGCACCAAGGTGAATTGTTCGCCGGCGACAACTCGCTCGCGGGCGAGGTCTGGCTGTTGCGAAACAAACTTCAGCCCCAAACCAATGCCGAGGAAGGCGCCAGCATCCGAGCCGTACGCCGCGCGTATGCCGAGACGGCGGGTATTCCGCTTGAAGAAGTCCCTGAACCAAAAGTCCTCTTCGACATCGGCCAGGGAAAACAGCCTGGCAATCGGCAGGCCGCCCGCGAGGCCTTTCGCAGGCTGGGCGAAGCGGTCGGCGATGCCATGGCCCAGGCGCTGACACTGATGGACGGCCTGGCGGTCATTGGCGGCGGGATTTCAGGTTCCTGGCCTCTGTTCCTGCCGGCTCTTATCGATGAATTAAACAGCAACTACATCGCCCCCGATGGCCCCCCCTTCCGGCGCCTGGTCCAGGTCGCCTTTAACCTGGAAGACACTTCACAACTGAAAAAATTCCTCAAAGGCGAAACCCGCGAGGTGGTGGTGCCGGGGACCAAACGCAAGTTGAAATATGACCCGCTGGCCCGCATCGGTGTGGGCACTTCCAGACTGGGTACGAGTGAAGCCGTCGCTATTGGCGCTTGCGCGTTCGCCCTTGGAAAATTGGACCGGCAATGATTTGGGGAGCAGTATGGGCACAAAATACCTGACACTCGACGACCGTTTATACACTTACCTGGACCGCCTCCGAAGCGATGCGGACGACCCGCTGCTGGCGGATTTGCGCGCGGAAACCTCTGCCCTCGGTAAGGTGAGCGAATGCCAAATCAGCGACGAGCAAGGCACTTTCCTGGGCATCCTGGTCGCCGCTATCCAGGCCCAATCCGCCATCGAGGTCGGCACCTTTACCGGCTACAGCTCGCTGTGCATCGCCCGCGCCTTGCCTGCCAATGGACGGCTCATTTGCCTCGATCAGAACGAGGAATGGACACGCATTGCGCGGAAATACTGGACCCGCGCCGGTCTCGCGGAGCGGATTGATCTGCGGTTGGGGCCGGCAATTCCCGCCCTTCAGGCGCTCGAACCGGGCTTGACCTTTGACTTCGCGTTTATTGACGCCGAGAAGACCCAATACGAGGCCTATTATGAACTCATTCTGCCTCGGGTTCGGCGCAACGGCCTGATTCTCTTCGATAATATGCTCTGGGGTGGCCGGCTGGGGGGCGAGCCTGTGAAAGAAGAAACTGGCCGAGCCATCGACGTGCTCAATCACAAACTGGCTAAAGACAAGCGCATCGAGGCCGTTCTGCTTTCCGTCGCCGACGGCATTCAATTGTGCCGAAAACTGTGAGTTTGCAGCCGGCGAGGCTAATGACAGAGTCGAAGCAACGAGCCGCCATTCCTGAGTGTAGGAGACGACGTAAGGAGTCTCTGATCAGCAACTTCCGGGTGAACCAAAGGCGGCCTGACAATCCTGATCAGAGACTCCTTACGTCGTCTCCCACAGAGGTTTGGAACTAACCTCATTGGCCCTGCAGCCCGCTAGTCACGGGGAGCGGACCTTGTAAAAGCGGGCAGGGAAAGACGGTGCTTGCGGGTCGCTGAACTGGAATTGTCCGGGAGAAAGCTCCAGGGCGGAGCCGAGCAGGGTCCAATTGGCCATGGGCAAAGCCGGATTTGTGGAAGCCAGAACGCTAAAAGAGGCCCCGCTGACACTGGAAAAGGAAAAGCTAAAGGCGGGCCCGAAAGGCGCTGCGGTCAGGACTGGCGGCGCGAGGACCGGCGCATTAAAACACTGGTAAACATTTTCAATGAGGCCGGTCGAACCTGCCCCATCCCCGCAGCGGCCACGCGCCCGCACGAAGAAGCTGCCTGCCGCCGGCATGCTTGCGTTGGTAAATTGCCAGCCCCCGCTGATTCGGGTGCCGCTGCCCGCCAGAGTGTAATGGGTTCCATCCACGGATTGTTCGAGTGTGGCTTGTTGGAGTTCAGGGCCGGCCCCGCCTCGGGTCCAGGTCCAGGCGCCTCCTTGAGCCGCCATTTCGAGGGATTGGCTGGCGGCGCCCCCACCGGCAATACGCCCGATGCCATTGCGCGATTGGCCCAGGAGAGCGCTGAAAAGTCCGCCCGCCAGAATTTCACCATCCGGCTGCAGCATGAGCGAATACACGAAGTTGTTGGCTCCGACGCTCAAGTCAAAGCTGCCGTCCAGAGTTCCATCCGAATTCAACCGGCCAATTCGGTTGCGCAGTTGGCCAGCCAGGATGTTAAACCAACCACCAACAAGGATTTTGCCATCGGTTTGCACCGCCAGTGTATATGGCGGGCCGTTAACTCCGGGGTGAAATGCCGAATCCAACGTCCCATTGGCCAGCAAATGACATAGGTTCGTGCAGTTTTGGCCATTGACTCGGGTGAAATTGCCGCCTACCAGAATCGTCCCGTCAGCTTCCAGGGCGAGAGCCTGAACCGTTACGGCCCCGAGGCTATTCAAGAGAACTGGATTAAAAGAGCCATCTAGGCTGCCATCCGCTTTGACCCGGCCTAGCCCCACTTGGGTCGAGCCGTCCAGCGTATGAAAGCTGCCGCCTGCTATTATCCCTCCATCGGGCTGGAGCGCGATGGTATAGACAGGGCCATCCAGAGTTGGATTGAAGGAGCCATCGAGTGTGCCGTCGGAATTCAACCTGCCCAGGCCAGACAGGCCCTGCCAGTCGAGGCTGGCGAAGTCGCCACCGACAAGAATCTTCCCATCGCTTTGCAGCGCCAGAGCGTAAATGGTTTGCGAAGCCCCGCTGGCAGCCGGCTTGAACGCGCTATCCGCTGAGCCGTCCGCGTACAATCGGCCCAGGTTTGCGTGGGGTTCCCTCGAAAGCGAGGTGAAATTCCCGCCAACTAGAATCTCCCCGTCCGTCTGAATTGCCACACAACGGACGACACCATTGGCGCCTGGATTGAATGAATCCAAAGACCCATCCGGAAAGAGCCGGCCAATATTCGAGCGGGTAATTCCTCCGAGGCTGGAAAAGTTGCCGGCCAGCAGAATTTTGCCATCTGGTTGCAGAGCCAATCCATAAGCGCCAGTCACGCCGTTGCCGCCCGCCAGTCCGGCGTTGAGAGTCGCGTCGAGCGAACTGTCCGCATAAAAGCGCGCGATGTAACTGCGGGTTTGCCCATCCGCCAAGGTGAACTGGCCTCCCACGGCAATCTTGCCATCGGGCTGCGCGAGCACCGAGTACACGTTCCCGTTCACTGACGGACTAAACCCGGTATCGAGGCTGCCATCAGAATTCAGCCGCCCCAAATAACTCTGCGGCTGTCCCCCCAAATTCACAAACTCGCCTCCCAGCAGAATCTTTCCGTCCGACTGAAAAGCGATGCTATCGATGTAACCATCTGCGCCGGGATCGATAAACGAGCTGTCCGGGGTACCATTGGGTTTTAAGCGGGCAACATAGTTGTGCGGAGCGCCACCCAAATTCGAGAACTGCCCTCCGAGCAAAATGTTGCCACCCGCATCCAAGGCAATAGTGCTCACAAAACCGTCCAGACTCAGATTGGTAAACGTCATGTCCGGTGTGCCGTTCGTCTCCAATCGACCCACGTAATTGAATGGCTGGTCCCCAAGCAAAGAGAATTCGCCGCCCAAAACAATTTTGCCATCGGGCTGCAAAGCCAGGCTATGGACGGTTGTATCAGTGCCTATGCCCGAAAAGCTGGAGTCTATCGAACCGTCTGGATTCAATCGGCCAATGTTGTTGCAACTGCTTCCAGCCATCGTAGAGAACCCGCCGCCCACCACGATCTTTCCATCCGGCTGAAGCAAGAGGCAATACACATTCCCATCGGTGCCCGGATTGAAGTTTGGGTCCAGATCGCCATTAGGCAAAAGCCGCCC includes:
- a CDS encoding type II secretion system protein, translated to MRIRGLFFQGPRLQVLGFTLIELLVVIAIIGILAALLLPTLSAAKLGARRIQCVSNVRQLSIASFMYSDDAGRHAGYDVPAYPGGTWMGSLMDYLAKQHAVRTCPSAPLGKLPPRHDNGQGSADQAWVRWTFDGRTMFSGSYGYNGWLYSDGKVDGDYAVGQQFIFVRPSMLQKPSATPVFFDENWVDLWAMETDLPCTNLYQGRSLYDRTSELGRCTIARHWSRSPSAAPRNFNLNQRMPGAINMGMTDGHVELLSLEDLWKCYWHVNWQPPATRPR
- a CDS encoding MFS transporter, whose protein sequence is MRLKTLPIFLAFFLMGLADAMGPMSDAVQKQYHISNVISTLLSFFVFIAFAVFSVPGGLLAARIGKKKLLLLGLGLNAVACLVPSIQVPSFLLLLACIFLLGVGTTFLQVSGNPIMRDVSAEGRYSRNLAFAQGIKGIGSTASTHLVIAIGTIALFKTMGWRGTFPLYFVLMSIAFFGVLLVKVKETKVEVPPSIGSSLGLLKQPIFLLAVLGIFLYVGAEASMGRFLLPTLEGIGINEKTAAFGPVLSFLNHILSVVFPGSSPASRFGPVLFFAMLTIGRILGSAVLTIMTPRTCFRLSALLGLLGAGAMMIGSESLAIPGVIAAGLGFANIWPMLFSITVEEKPQCANELSGLMCMAISGGALVPLLMGQLRDWGLSAMAFVVPAACFTYLFLLSLKSGHKPAQSPTPQQAEPAKA
- a CDS encoding ROK family protein — encoded protein: MPPTNDKRIVMTLDAGGTNFRFAAMRANKPVTQTVNMPSCGDALDRCLANIVEGFTRIAAQCTKPPAAISFAFPGPADYPKGIIGDLGNLPGFRGGVALGPMLEKRFGIPVFINNDGDLFAYGEAIAGFLPYVNSLLKKAGSPKRYRNLLGITLGTGFGGGIVHQGELFAGDNSLAGEVWLLRNKLQPQTNAEEGASIRAVRRAYAETAGIPLEEVPEPKVLFDIGQGKQPGNRQAAREAFRRLGEAVGDAMAQALTLMDGLAVIGGGISGSWPLFLPALIDELNSNYIAPDGPPFRRLVQVAFNLEDTSQLKKFLKGETREVVVPGTKRKLKYDPLARIGVGTSRLGTSEAVAIGACAFALGKLDRQ
- a CDS encoding class I SAM-dependent methyltransferase: MGTKYLTLDDRLYTYLDRLRSDADDPLLADLRAETSALGKVSECQISDEQGTFLGILVAAIQAQSAIEVGTFTGYSSLCIARALPANGRLICLDQNEEWTRIARKYWTRAGLAERIDLRLGPAIPALQALEPGLTFDFAFIDAEKTQYEAYYELILPRVRRNGLILFDNMLWGGRLGGEPVKEETGRAIDVLNHKLAKDKRIEAVLLSVADGIQLCRKL
- a CDS encoding delta-60 repeat domain-containing protein produces the protein MSILLVILASGWARGQSAIDGFDPEADFPILVTAIQGDGKLIIGGDFGNVAGVPRSCIGRLNPDGSLDGGFDPGASARVRALAVQPDGAIIVAGDFIRLGGGGVATMARAQIGRLLPNGDLDPNFNPGTDGNVYCLLLQPDGKIVVGGGFSTMAGSSCNNIGRLNPDGSIDSSFSGIGTDTTVHSLALQPDGKIVLGGEFSLLGDQPFNYVGRLETNGTPDMTFTNLSLDGFVSTIALDAGGNILLGGQFSNLGGAPHNYVARLKPNGTPDSSFIDPGADGYIDSIAFQSDGKILLGGEFVNLGGQPQSYLGRLNSDGSLDTGFSPSVNGNVYSVLAQPDGKIAVGGQFTLADGQTRSYIARFYADSSLDATLNAGLAGGNGVTGAYGLALQPDGKILLAGNFSSLGGITRSNIGRLFPDGSLDSFNPGANGVVRCVAIQTDGEILVGGNFTSLSREPHANLGRLYADGSADSAFKPAASGASQTIYALALQSDGKILVGGDFASLDWQGLSGLGRLNSDGTLDGSFNPTLDGPVYTIALQPDGGIIAGGSFHTLDGSTQVGLGRVKADGSLDGSFNPVLLNSLGAVTVQALALEADGTILVGGNFTRVNGQNCTNLCHLLANGTLDSAFHPGVNGPPYTLAVQTDGKILVGGWFNILAGQLRNRIGRLNSDGTLDGSFDLSVGANNFVYSLMLQPDGEILAGGLFSALLGQSRNGIGRIAGGGAASQSLEMAAQGGAWTWTRGGAGPELQQATLEQSVDGTHYTLAGSGTRISGGWQFTNASMPAAGSFFVRARGRCGDGAGSTGLIENVYQCFNAPVLAPPVLTAAPFGPAFSFSFSSVSGASFSVLASTNPALPMANWTLLGSALELSPGQFQFSDPQAPSFPARFYKVRSP